The following proteins are encoded in a genomic region of Methylibium petroleiphilum PM1:
- the metF gene encoding methylenetetrahydrofolate reductase [NAD(P)H], whose amino-acid sequence MSDTPSLRLPVPVSFEFFPPNTEAGSEKLKTVVRELGSAAPEFFSVTYGAGGSTRDRTLSTVRDIAALGFEAAPHLSCVGSTRVGIAEILGTYRAQNIRRLVALRGDLPSGTATAGEFRYANELIAFVRETQGTDLRIEVAAYPEYHPQQRYARRDLQHFANKMKAGADAAITQFFYNPDAYFHFLDEVRALGVDAPIVPGIMPFHNYARIAQFAMRDGIEIPRWVALKMEGYMDDAASIRAFGIEVVSRLCERLIAGGAPAIHFYTLNQSALTLEVCRRLASARA is encoded by the coding sequence ATGAGCGACACACCCTCCCTGAGGCTGCCGGTGCCGGTGAGCTTCGAGTTCTTCCCGCCCAACACCGAGGCCGGCAGCGAGAAGCTGAAGACCGTGGTGCGCGAGCTGGGCAGCGCGGCCCCCGAGTTCTTCAGCGTGACCTACGGTGCCGGCGGCTCGACGCGGGATCGCACGCTGTCGACGGTGCGCGACATTGCCGCGCTGGGCTTCGAGGCGGCGCCGCACCTGTCGTGCGTCGGCTCGACGCGCGTCGGCATCGCCGAGATCCTGGGCACCTACCGCGCGCAAAACATCCGCCGCCTGGTCGCGCTGCGCGGCGACCTGCCGAGCGGCACCGCGACGGCCGGCGAGTTCCGCTACGCGAACGAGCTGATCGCCTTCGTGCGCGAGACCCAGGGAACCGACCTGCGCATCGAGGTGGCCGCCTACCCCGAGTACCACCCTCAGCAGCGCTATGCGCGGCGCGACCTGCAGCACTTCGCCAACAAGATGAAGGCCGGCGCCGACGCGGCGATCACGCAGTTCTTCTACAACCCCGACGCCTACTTCCATTTCCTCGACGAGGTGCGCGCGCTGGGTGTCGACGCGCCGATCGTGCCGGGCATCATGCCGTTCCACAACTACGCGCGCATCGCGCAGTTCGCGATGCGCGACGGCATCGAGATCCCGCGCTGGGTGGCCCTGAAGATGGAGGGCTACATGGACGACGCCGCGTCGATCCGCGCCTTCGGCATCGAGGTGGTGTCGCGGCTGTGCGAGCGGCTGATCGCCGGCGGCGCACCGGCCATCCACTTCTACACGCTCAACCAGTCGGCGCTGACGCTGGAGGTCTGCCGCCGGCTCGCGTCGGCGCGCGCTTGA
- a CDS encoding polyphosphate kinase 2 family protein, with translation MARSTAYLKTYRVGRKLRLKDIDPGARPAASSSREADDARLAELAIEIDRLQDLLYANGSAGRPPKLLLVLQGMDTSGKDGTARSVFRQCSPLGVRVAAFKAPTEVERAHDFLWRVHAVAPRAGEVVVFNRSHYEDVLVPFVEGWIDAAERQRRLAHINAFERLLHDSGTTIVKCFLHISKDEQRERLQARLDDPAKRWKFQVGDLETREKWKAYLAAYETALAATSTACAPWHVVPADSKSNRNLMIATLVAQALAGMKLKPPKPDFDPAAVRVV, from the coding sequence ATGGCCCGCTCGACCGCCTACCTGAAGACCTACCGCGTCGGCCGCAAGCTGCGGCTCAAGGACATCGACCCCGGCGCGCGGCCGGCCGCCAGCAGCAGCCGCGAGGCCGACGATGCGCGGCTCGCCGAACTGGCGATCGAGATCGACCGCCTGCAGGACCTGCTCTACGCCAACGGCAGTGCCGGCCGGCCACCCAAGCTGCTGCTGGTGCTGCAGGGCATGGACACTTCGGGCAAGGACGGCACCGCGCGCTCTGTGTTCCGCCAGTGCAGCCCGCTCGGCGTGCGCGTGGCGGCCTTCAAGGCGCCCACCGAGGTGGAGCGCGCGCACGACTTCCTGTGGCGCGTGCATGCGGTGGCACCGCGGGCCGGCGAGGTGGTGGTGTTCAATCGCAGCCATTACGAAGACGTGCTGGTGCCCTTCGTCGAAGGCTGGATCGACGCCGCCGAGCGCCAGCGTCGGCTGGCCCACATCAATGCCTTCGAGCGCCTGCTGCACGACAGCGGCACGACCATCGTCAAGTGCTTCCTGCACATCTCGAAGGACGAGCAGCGCGAACGGCTGCAGGCGCGTCTGGACGACCCCGCCAAGCGCTGGAAATTCCAGGTCGGCGACCTCGAGACGCGCGAGAAGTGGAAGGCCTACCTGGCCGCCTACGAGACCGCGCTGGCGGCCACCTCGACCGCCTGCGCGCCCTGGCACGTGGTGCCGGCCGACAGCAAGAGCAACCGCAACCTGATGATCGCGACGCTGGTCGCGCAGGCGCTGGCCGGCATGAAGCTCAAGCCGCCGAAGCCCGACTTCGACCCGGCGGCGGTGCGCGTGGTCTGA
- a CDS encoding OmpW/AlkL family protein: MKKKILAALALAALGGAATAAPTGGDWLVRVRALHLDPANKDSTGVGLAIDSKTFPELDISYFFTPNWAAELVLTYPQKQDVSASGTRIGSLKHLPPTLSLQYHFLPGAAVQPYLGAGINYTRFSSVDLPAPFSIEKNSVGLAVGAGVDVPLGDRLVLNVDVKKVQIRTDVSAAGVKAGTFKVDPVLFGVGLGWRF, translated from the coding sequence ATGAAGAAGAAGATCCTCGCCGCCCTCGCCCTCGCCGCCCTCGGTGGCGCCGCGACCGCCGCGCCGACCGGCGGCGACTGGCTGGTGCGCGTGCGCGCGCTGCACCTCGACCCGGCCAACAAGGACAGCACTGGCGTCGGCCTGGCCATCGACAGCAAGACCTTCCCCGAACTCGACATCAGCTACTTCTTCACGCCGAACTGGGCCGCCGAACTGGTGCTGACCTATCCGCAGAAGCAGGACGTGAGTGCCTCCGGCACGCGCATCGGCAGCCTCAAGCACCTGCCCCCGACGCTGTCACTGCAGTACCACTTCCTGCCCGGCGCGGCGGTCCAGCCCTACCTCGGCGCGGGCATCAACTACACGCGCTTCTCGTCGGTCGACCTACCGGCGCCGTTCAGCATCGAGAAGAACAGCGTGGGCCTGGCGGTGGGTGCCGGCGTGGACGTGCCGCTCGGCGACCGGCTGGTGCTGAACGTGGACGTGAAGAAGGTGCAGATCCGCACCGACGTGTCGGCCGCAGGGGTGAAGGCGGGGACCTTCAAGGTCGACCCGGTGCTGTTCGGCGTGGGGCTCGGCTGGCGGTTCTGA
- a CDS encoding 5-formyltetrahydrofolate cyclo-ligase yields the protein MTLPYDPMSRPDKAQLRRMLQAERQSLTDRLERAEQLQGVLRVWLTQREDVTIGAYWAIKGEFDPLPSLHRWTEGAGHGTGEGPPRRIGLPVMNRQTKQLRFHQWYPGCPMEEDAYDIPKPKGTDLVMPTLLLVPCVGFGPKGLRLGYGGGFYDRTLAALEPRPFTVGIGYRHGYIDWLEGEPHDIPLDAMLTEDGVAWSRED from the coding sequence ATGACCCTGCCCTACGACCCGATGAGCCGGCCGGACAAGGCGCAACTGCGTCGCATGCTGCAGGCCGAGCGGCAGAGCCTGACCGATCGCCTGGAGCGCGCCGAACAGTTGCAGGGCGTGCTGCGGGTGTGGCTCACGCAGCGGGAGGACGTCACGATCGGCGCCTACTGGGCCATCAAGGGCGAGTTCGATCCCCTGCCGTCGCTGCACCGCTGGACCGAGGGCGCCGGACACGGCACCGGCGAGGGTCCGCCGCGCCGGATCGGCCTGCCGGTGATGAACCGCCAGACCAAGCAACTGCGCTTCCACCAGTGGTACCCCGGCTGCCCGATGGAGGAGGATGCCTACGACATCCCGAAGCCCAAGGGCACCGACCTCGTGATGCCGACGTTGTTGCTGGTGCCCTGCGTCGGCTTCGGCCCGAAGGGCCTGCGGCTCGGCTACGGCGGCGGCTTCTACGACCGCACGCTGGCGGCACTGGAGCCGCGGCCATTCACCGTCGGCATCGGCTACCGGCACGGCTACATCGACTGGCTCGAGGGTGAGCCGCACGACATCCCGCTCGACGCCATGCTCACCGAGGACGGTGTCGCCTGGTCGCGCGAGGACTGA
- a CDS encoding TfoX/Sxy family protein, with product MTPPRDEFAAHCVELLSSVGPAHAKRMFGGHGLYLDGLMIGLIAADQLYLKTDAQTLPQWRDAGGRAFVYESSRDGVVRTATMSYWTPPDEATESPDALRPWARLALEAALRAQAARVRKPAAAPRRRKPAR from the coding sequence ATGACCCCACCCCGCGACGAATTTGCGGCGCACTGCGTCGAGTTGCTGTCCTCCGTGGGACCGGCGCATGCGAAGCGCATGTTCGGCGGCCACGGCCTCTACCTCGACGGGCTGATGATCGGCCTGATCGCCGCCGATCAGCTCTACCTCAAGACCGACGCGCAGACGCTGCCGCAGTGGCGAGACGCCGGCGGGCGAGCCTTCGTCTACGAAAGTTCACGCGACGGCGTGGTGCGGACCGCCACCATGAGTTACTGGACGCCGCCCGACGAGGCGACCGAGTCACCCGATGCGCTGCGGCCCTGGGCCCGGCTGGCGCTGGAGGCGGCGTTGCGCGCCCAGGCGGCGAGGGTCCGCAAGCCCGCTGCCGCACCACGCCGCCGCAAGCCGGCCAGGTAG
- a CDS encoding DUF2917 domain-containing protein, whose amino-acid sequence MSMQQSQESMGRVDPVWRLVRGQTLRLQAARNTRWLRLREGRLWVTAEGRLGGQIPEDWWLAAGQSLRLPAGTEVLAEGWSVASFEVLEEPAA is encoded by the coding sequence ATGAGCATGCAGCAATCGCAAGAATCGATGGGCCGGGTCGACCCCGTCTGGCGGCTGGTCCGAGGCCAGACGCTGCGCCTGCAGGCGGCCCGCAACACCCGCTGGCTGCGGCTGCGCGAAGGCCGGCTCTGGGTGACCGCCGAGGGCCGCCTCGGCGGGCAGATCCCGGAAGACTGGTGGCTCGCGGCCGGCCAGAGCCTGCGACTGCCGGCCGGCACCGAGGTGCTGGCCGAGGGTTGGTCAGTGGCCAGTTTCGAGGTGCTGGAAGAGCCGGCGGCCTGA
- a CDS encoding LysR family transcriptional regulator, whose product MNTSRQRPLAVGPIRAFEAVARHLSFRAAAEELHLTQPAISRQIQSLEDEVGSSLFTRGTRSVALTGDGVALLAAVTPALERLDAGVRQIRSARGRRGVNLNTFPSFASLWLLPRIEAYQRDHPDLDIRIDANDRLADLDDPEVEIVIRYCSAQRAPAGAVRLFGETLTPVASPRLLEQAASSAAPPLRTPADLALHTLLEEDSLQASTQFVSWRHWLAVQALPALEPRRWIYLNFTYQQVQAALAGQGIALARLALVDESLARGELVEPFGPAFRTRSPYSYWLIIAGSKRDRAEVQRFASWVQAQGASTRQAIGETEFD is encoded by the coding sequence ATGAATACCTCACGCCAGCGCCCGCTCGCCGTCGGTCCGATCCGCGCCTTCGAGGCGGTGGCGCGCCACCTCAGCTTCCGTGCCGCGGCCGAGGAGTTGCACCTCACGCAGCCGGCCATCAGCCGCCAGATCCAGTCGCTGGAGGACGAGGTCGGCAGCTCGCTGTTCACACGCGGCACGCGCAGCGTCGCCCTCACCGGCGACGGTGTCGCGCTGCTCGCCGCGGTGACGCCGGCGCTGGAGCGGCTCGATGCCGGCGTGCGCCAGATCCGCAGCGCGCGCGGCCGGCGCGGCGTGAACCTCAACACCTTTCCGTCGTTCGCCTCGCTGTGGCTGCTGCCGCGCATCGAGGCCTACCAGCGCGACCACCCCGACCTCGACATCCGCATCGACGCCAACGACCGGCTGGCCGACCTGGACGACCCCGAGGTCGAGATCGTGATCCGCTACTGCAGCGCGCAGCGTGCCCCGGCCGGCGCCGTGCGGCTGTTCGGCGAGACGCTGACGCCGGTAGCGAGCCCGCGCCTGCTGGAGCAGGCCGCGAGCAGCGCCGCGCCGCCGCTGCGCACACCGGCCGATTTGGCGCTGCACACGCTGCTGGAGGAAGACAGCCTGCAGGCGAGCACCCAGTTCGTCAGCTGGCGGCACTGGCTGGCGGTGCAGGCCCTGCCCGCGCTGGAGCCGCGACGCTGGATCTACCTGAACTTCACCTACCAGCAGGTGCAGGCTGCGCTGGCCGGCCAGGGCATCGCGCTGGCCCGGCTGGCGCTGGTCGACGAATCGCTGGCGCGCGGCGAGCTGGTGGAACCCTTCGGGCCGGCCTTCCGCACCCGCAGCCCCTACAGCTACTGGCTGATCATCGCCGGCAGCAAGCGCGACCGTGCGGAGGTCCAACGCTTCGCGAGCTGGGTGCAGGCGCAGGGCGCGTCGACGCGCCAGGCCATCGGCGAGACCGAGTTCGATTGA
- a CDS encoding lytic transglycosylase domain-containing protein: protein MTLQTPTPLRCHILLRAVALAAITGALALPSAPVAAQTTNDTVLEAREALRKRDKPRLAATRAAALAANHPLAMWPDYWELGNRLADAQQDELNAFYARWPGTYVEDRLRNDWLLELGRRRDWGNFRAEYPRFKLDDDREVRCYALLTRHLDGQDVTDDARAAWFAQRDADDGCALLASTLFDAKRIGRDDVWRKTRLAVEANRPRMARQAAALLGDDMANAVSELNDNPQRYLTRKAATQGRGASELTALALIRSAANDPDVAATAMNDRWAARLPADLSAWVWASIGKQAALKLSNSASDHFQRAELTRTGNVDVALPDDTLAWKLRAALRANNGAGRWQQVMQAVTAMSSSEQREPAWIYWKARALQALAGSSQDGVALGAQARELLASIASPLHFYGKLAMEDLGQPLVLPAAPAPLTPEERNAAAQHPGLKRALLLIELDLRSEGVREWNFSLFGMGERELLAAAQLACERQVWDRCINTSERTREQVDMAQRFPTPYRSDVVARAREAGLDPAYVYGLIRQESRFITSARSSVGASGLMQLMPATARWTARKLGIDYTHDRITEHGTNLRLGTGYLKMVLDSFDGSQAMAAAGYNAGPNRPRKWREGPSLDAAAWAENIPFTETRDYVKKVLSNATDYAALLSGQPQSLRARLGGAIGPHAGAADPAERELP, encoded by the coding sequence ATGACCCTGCAGACCCCGACACCCCTCCGCTGCCACATCCTGCTCCGCGCGGTCGCACTTGCCGCGATCACCGGGGCCCTGGCCTTGCCCTCCGCGCCGGTCGCCGCGCAGACCACCAACGACACGGTTCTCGAAGCCCGCGAGGCGCTGCGCAAGCGCGACAAGCCGCGCCTGGCGGCCACGCGTGCGGCGGCACTGGCCGCGAACCACCCGCTCGCGATGTGGCCCGACTACTGGGAGCTCGGCAACCGCCTCGCCGATGCACAGCAGGACGAACTGAATGCCTTCTATGCGCGCTGGCCGGGCACCTATGTCGAGGACCGGCTGCGCAACGACTGGCTGCTCGAGCTGGGCCGCCGTCGCGACTGGGGCAACTTCCGCGCGGAATACCCGCGCTTCAAGCTCGACGACGATCGCGAGGTGCGCTGCTACGCGCTGCTGACGCGGCACCTCGATGGCCAGGACGTGACGGACGACGCCCGCGCCGCCTGGTTCGCGCAACGCGATGCCGACGACGGCTGCGCGCTGCTGGCCAGCACGCTGTTCGATGCCAAGCGGATCGGCCGCGACGACGTCTGGCGCAAGACGCGGCTGGCGGTCGAGGCCAACCGCCCCCGCATGGCCCGCCAGGCCGCCGCGCTGCTGGGCGACGACATGGCCAATGCGGTCAGCGAACTGAACGACAACCCGCAGCGCTACCTGACGCGCAAGGCCGCGACGCAGGGCCGCGGTGCCAGCGAGCTGACCGCGCTGGCGCTGATCCGCAGCGCCGCGAACGACCCCGACGTGGCGGCCACCGCGATGAACGATCGCTGGGCCGCGCGGCTGCCGGCCGACCTGTCCGCGTGGGTGTGGGCCAGCATCGGCAAGCAGGCGGCACTCAAGCTCAGCAACAGCGCCTCCGACCACTTCCAGCGTGCCGAGCTGACACGCACCGGCAACGTCGACGTGGCGCTGCCCGACGACACGCTGGCCTGGAAGCTGCGCGCCGCGCTGCGCGCCAACAACGGCGCGGGCCGCTGGCAGCAGGTGATGCAGGCGGTCACCGCGATGAGCAGCAGCGAGCAGCGCGAACCCGCGTGGATCTACTGGAAGGCACGCGCGCTGCAGGCGCTGGCCGGCAGCAGCCAGGACGGCGTCGCGCTGGGTGCGCAGGCGCGCGAGCTGCTCGCGTCGATCGCGAGTCCGCTGCACTTCTACGGCAAGCTGGCCATGGAAGACCTCGGGCAACCGCTGGTCCTGCCCGCCGCACCGGCACCGCTCACGCCCGAGGAGCGCAACGCCGCGGCCCAGCACCCCGGCCTGAAGCGCGCGCTGCTGCTGATCGAGCTCGACCTGCGCAGCGAAGGCGTGCGCGAATGGAACTTCTCGCTGTTCGGCATGGGCGAGCGCGAGCTGCTGGCCGCTGCCCAGCTGGCCTGCGAGCGCCAGGTGTGGGACCGCTGCATCAACACCAGCGAGCGCACCCGCGAGCAGGTCGACATGGCACAGCGCTTCCCCACGCCCTACCGCAGCGACGTGGTGGCGCGCGCGCGCGAGGCGGGGCTGGACCCGGCCTACGTCTACGGCCTGATCCGCCAGGAGTCGCGCTTCATCACCAGCGCGCGTTCGTCGGTCGGCGCCTCGGGGCTGATGCAGCTGATGCCGGCCACCGCCAGGTGGACCGCCCGCAAGCTGGGCATCGACTACACGCACGACCGCATCACCGAGCACGGCACCAACCTGCGGCTCGGCACCGGCTACCTGAAGATGGTGCTCGACAGCTTCGACGGCTCGCAGGCCATGGCCGCGGCCGGCTACAACGCCGGCCCGAACCGGCCGCGCAAGTGGCGCGAGGGGCCGTCGCTGGACGCGGCGGCCTGGGCCGAGAACATTCCCTTCACCGAGACGCGCGACTACGTGAAGAAGGTGCTCTCCAACGCCACCGACTACGCCGCGCTGCTGAGCGGCCAGCCGCAGTCGCTGCGCGCGCGGCTGGGCGGCGCGATCGGCCCGCACGCCGGCGCGGCCGATCCGGCCGAGCGCGAGCTGCCCTGA
- a CDS encoding complex I NDUFA9 subunit family protein: MKNLLILGGTGFVGSALCEKLVAHFGAAGARLTVPTRRAERAKRLAMLPTVELVETDLHDDGRLTRLLFGRDAVINLVAILHGSAEEFERVHVALPQRLARACKVAGVPRVVHVSALGAAADAPSNYLRSKAAGEAALRAAGLDLTVLRPSVIFGSGDRFLNLFAQLQAVFPLMPLAGADAKFQPVWVEDVAAAIVRSLVSPAPEVVECVGPHVYTLAELVRLAGRWSGHARPVLPLPDTLGRAQAALLALLPGTPLMSADNLASMRVPNVASGSLPGLQALGITPAALEAVGPSYLSPGRGPARLDGFRALARRH, translated from the coding sequence ATGAAGAACCTGCTGATCCTCGGTGGCACCGGCTTTGTCGGCAGTGCCTTGTGCGAGAAGCTCGTCGCGCACTTCGGTGCAGCGGGCGCCCGCCTCACGGTACCGACCCGTCGCGCCGAGCGCGCCAAGCGGCTGGCGATGCTGCCGACCGTCGAGCTGGTCGAGACCGACCTCCACGACGACGGGCGGCTGACGCGGCTGCTGTTCGGCCGCGACGCGGTGATCAATCTGGTGGCGATCCTGCACGGCAGCGCCGAGGAGTTCGAGCGGGTGCACGTCGCGCTGCCACAGCGGCTGGCGCGGGCCTGCAAGGTGGCCGGCGTCCCGCGCGTGGTGCACGTGAGCGCTCTCGGCGCCGCGGCCGACGCGCCCTCGAACTACCTGCGCTCCAAGGCCGCCGGCGAGGCGGCGCTGCGCGCAGCCGGGCTCGACCTCACGGTGCTGCGGCCGTCGGTCATCTTCGGGTCGGGCGACCGCTTCCTGAACCTGTTCGCGCAGCTGCAGGCGGTGTTCCCGCTGATGCCGCTGGCGGGCGCCGACGCGAAGTTCCAGCCGGTGTGGGTCGAGGACGTGGCTGCAGCGATCGTGCGCAGCCTGGTGTCGCCGGCGCCCGAGGTCGTGGAATGCGTCGGCCCGCACGTCTACACACTGGCCGAGCTGGTGCGGCTCGCCGGCCGCTGGTCGGGCCATGCGCGGCCCGTGCTGCCGCTGCCCGACACGCTGGGCCGCGCCCAGGCCGCGCTGCTTGCGCTGCTGCCCGGCACGCCCTTGATGTCGGCCGACAACCTGGCGTCGATGCGCGTGCCCAACGTGGCCAGCGGCAGCCTGCCCGGACTGCAGGCGCTCGGCATCACGCCGGCGGCACTGGAAGCGGTCGGGCCGAGCTACCTGAGTCCCGGGCGCGGCCCGGCGCGGCTCGACGGGTTTCGCGCGCTGGCACGACGGCACTGA
- a CDS encoding glutathione S-transferase family protein, which produces MQLVIGNKNYSSWSLRPWVLMRQAGIPFEEVMIRFDSLAADSKFQQALARHTPAGKVPVLIEDDGFVVWDTLAIAEYLAEKFPQASLWPADPKARARARSVCAEMHAGFGALRSHCPLNIEARLPDVGARLLQEQPGLRADLRRIVELWSELLGAHGGPLLFGRFTIADAYFAPVCSRLRTYGLPVPPIAAAYIDAVFALPGMQAWVAEALAEQEFLDFEEPYRQSRTDAADAP; this is translated from the coding sequence ATGCAGCTCGTGATCGGCAACAAGAACTACTCGTCGTGGTCGCTGCGGCCCTGGGTGCTGATGCGCCAGGCCGGCATCCCCTTCGAGGAGGTGATGATCCGCTTCGACAGCCTGGCGGCCGATTCGAAGTTCCAGCAGGCGCTGGCCCGGCACACGCCGGCCGGCAAGGTGCCCGTGCTGATCGAAGACGACGGTTTCGTGGTCTGGGACACGCTGGCGATCGCCGAGTACCTGGCCGAGAAGTTCCCGCAGGCGAGCCTGTGGCCTGCCGATCCGAAGGCGCGTGCCCGCGCCCGCAGCGTCTGCGCCGAAATGCATGCCGGCTTCGGCGCGCTGCGCAGCCACTGCCCGCTCAACATCGAGGCCCGCTTGCCCGATGTGGGCGCCCGCCTGCTGCAGGAGCAGCCCGGGCTGCGGGCGGACCTCCGGCGCATTGTCGAGCTATGGTCGGAGTTGCTGGGCGCGCACGGCGGCCCGTTGCTGTTCGGCCGCTTCACCATCGCCGACGCCTACTTCGCGCCGGTGTGCAGCCGCTTGAGGACCTATGGGCTGCCGGTGCCGCCCATCGCCGCGGCCTATATCGACGCGGTGTTCGCGCTGCCCGGCATGCAGGCCTGGGTGGCCGAGGCCCTGGCCGAGCAGGAGTTCCTGGACTTCGAGGAGCCGTACCGCCAGTCCCGGACGGACGCCGCGGACGCTCCATGA
- a CDS encoding PEP-CTERM domain protein codes for MFIKPLLAAVVLAGALAPSFADQKAKPAIAAQPTESEVALSATAPASEPSNLALMLAAVGVLGFVAHRRGRHR; via the coding sequence ATGTTCATCAAACCGCTACTGGCTGCCGTGGTACTCGCAGGTGCTCTCGCACCGAGTTTCGCCGACCAGAAAGCCAAACCGGCGATCGCGGCCCAGCCGACCGAAAGCGAAGTCGCATTGAGTGCCACCGCCCCGGCTTCCGAGCCGAGCAATCTCGCGTTGATGCTGGCCGCCGTGGGTGTGCTCGGTTTCGTGGCGCACCGTCGCGGCCGTCACCGCTGA
- a CDS encoding multifunctional CCA addition/repair protein, with product MTQGSPPEQGVHFVATAPQDAQVFVVGGAVRDELLGIAGRDRDWVVVGSTPQQMLDAGFLPVGRDFPVFLHPQTHEEYALARSERKTGPGYHGFSFHAAPDVTLEQDLARRDLTINAIARAADGTLIDPYGGQRDLAARVLRHVSPAFAEDPVRILRVARFAARFDGFSVAPETLALMRDMVDGGEVDHLVPERVWQELARGLMEPRPSRMFELLRECGALQRLLPEVARLWGVPQRAEHHPEVDTGVHLMMVLDMSARLDAPLTVRYACLGHDLGKGSTPAELLPRHIGHEQRSVALLRGLNERLRVPIDCRELADVVAREHGNVHRSGEFGAAALVRLLERCDAFRKPARFHEVLQACECDARGRLGFEDTAYAPSPRLAAALVAARAVDTAQVAAAAAARGESGPAVGTAIQQRRIEAVGTALGITTGPVD from the coding sequence GTGACTCAAGGTTCACCCCCCGAACAAGGGGTTCATTTCGTCGCCACAGCGCCACAAGACGCGCAAGTTTTTGTTGTCGGCGGCGCCGTCCGCGACGAATTGCTGGGAATCGCCGGTCGAGATCGGGACTGGGTGGTCGTCGGCAGCACGCCGCAGCAGATGCTCGACGCCGGCTTCCTGCCGGTCGGACGCGACTTCCCGGTCTTCCTGCACCCGCAGACGCACGAGGAGTACGCACTCGCACGCTCCGAACGCAAGACGGGTCCGGGCTATCACGGCTTCAGCTTCCACGCTGCGCCGGACGTGACGCTGGAGCAGGACCTGGCACGGCGCGACCTGACCATCAACGCCATCGCCCGCGCGGCCGACGGCACGCTGATCGACCCCTACGGCGGCCAGCGCGATCTGGCAGCCCGCGTGCTGCGCCACGTGTCGCCGGCCTTCGCCGAGGACCCGGTGCGCATCCTGCGGGTCGCACGCTTCGCGGCGCGCTTCGATGGCTTTTCCGTCGCACCCGAGACGTTGGCCCTGATGCGCGACATGGTCGACGGCGGCGAGGTCGACCACCTCGTCCCCGAACGCGTGTGGCAGGAACTCGCGCGCGGCCTGATGGAGCCGCGCCCGTCGCGCATGTTCGAGCTGCTGCGCGAATGCGGCGCACTGCAGCGGCTGCTGCCCGAGGTCGCGCGGCTGTGGGGCGTGCCGCAGCGCGCCGAACACCACCCCGAGGTCGACACCGGCGTGCACCTGATGATGGTGCTGGACATGAGTGCGCGGCTCGACGCGCCGTTGACGGTGCGCTACGCCTGCCTCGGCCACGACCTCGGCAAGGGCAGCACCCCGGCCGAGCTGCTGCCGCGGCACATCGGCCACGAGCAGCGCAGCGTGGCGCTGCTGCGGGGGCTGAACGAGCGACTGCGCGTGCCGATCGACTGCCGCGAACTCGCCGACGTGGTGGCGCGCGAACACGGCAACGTGCACCGCAGCGGCGAGTTCGGCGCCGCCGCGCTGGTGCGCCTGCTCGAGCGCTGCGACGCCTTCCGCAAGCCGGCGCGCTTCCACGAGGTGCTGCAGGCCTGCGAGTGCGACGCGCGCGGGCGGCTCGGCTTCGAGGACACGGCCTATGCGCCGTCGCCGCGGCTGGCGGCCGCGCTCGTTGCGGCGCGCGCCGTCGACACGGCGCAGGTCGCGGCCGCCGCGGCAGCGCGCGGCGAAAGCGGGCCGGCCGTCGGCACGGCCATTCAGCAGCGACGCATCGAGGCCGTCGGCACTGCGTTGGGCATCACGACCGGGCCCGTCGATTGA